Part of the Heterodontus francisci isolate sHetFra1 chromosome 7, sHetFra1.hap1, whole genome shotgun sequence genome is shown below.
GCTCAGCTGACCCTCCACTTGTGCAATTGTAGGCCTGCTTCCCACAGACCCTTTGAGTCTGCACAGATCATCACTCCTGACCCACAATAACATaaggactaggagcaggagtgggcaattcagcccctcgagcctgctccgccattcaatacgatcatggctgatctcatcttggcctcaactccactttcctgcccgttctccataacccttcaaacgtttactaattaaaaatctgtctatctcctccttaaatttactcaatgtcccggcatccaccgcactctggggtagtgaattctatagactcacgaccctttgagagaagtaatttctcctcatctctgttttaaatctgctaccccttatcctaaaactatgacctctcattctagattgccccacaagaggaaacatcctctctacgtctactttgtcaaaccccttaatcatcttatacacctcaattagatttcctctcattcttctaaacgctcgaGAGTAAAGATctaaactgctcaatttctcttcataagacaaacccctcatctctggaatcaatctagtgaacctcctctgaactgcctccaatgcaactacatccctcctcaagtaaggggaccaaaactgtacgcaatactccaggtgcagtctcactaatgccttgtacagtttcagcaacacttccctacttttatactctattcctttagcagtaaatgccaaaattccatttgccttccttattacctgctgcacctgtgtactagttttctgcgattcatgcacgaggacacccagatccctctgcactgaagcactctgaagtttctctccatttagataataatttgcctttctattcttccaaccaaaatggataacctcacacttatccacgttaagctccatctgccaaattttggcccattcacctaacctatccatatccatttgtaaatttcttatttctttattgcaacttactatcccacctattttagtgtcatctgcaaatttggctacagtaccttctatccctgcatccaagtcattaatatagtttgtaaatagttggggcccaaggactgaaccctgtggcaccccactagttacatcttgccaaccagaaaaggacccatttatcccgactctctgttttctgttggttagccaatcctctatccaagctaataaattgcccctaaccccatgtgatgttgtgtattaaccttttgtgcggcaccttatcaaatgccttctggaagtccagatatactacatctacaggatccccattatcctctTTACTTGTTACAATGACTCTAAGCTGGAGGGGTGTCAGCcttgctcagtgggtaacactctccctcacctctgagtcagcatGTTGTAGGTTTAAATCCAACCccagtgacttgagcacataacctatgcagaaactccagtgcaatactaagggagtgctacgTTGTcataggtgttgtctttcagatgagctgttaaaccgaggccccatctgccctctcaggtggacataaaacatcccacagcattatttgaagaacagaggagttctccctggtgtcctggccaatattgatccttcAATTAACATACTAAAAACAGGTTATTTGCTCataatcacattgctatttgtgggagtttgctgtgcactaaTTAGCATGTCACATTCTGACAGtaattcaaagtacttcattggctgtgaagcactttgggacatcctgagactgtgaaaggtgccacagaaatgcaagttatttttaaaGGATGTGGCCCTGACTTTCCCCAGGACTGGTGATTAGGTGGGAGAAAGGCATCAGGTGCAAGCGGCTCAGTGAGGGAGGAATATCAGACAGGACCAGAAACACTCTGAGGGGACTCCGTGAATTTCCATCAGACCTGGAACAGACTGACTCGAATCTTGGCACAGCCCTACTGCCCTTTTAAACTCCAGTATTTTAGTTCTCCTGTTACTGTATCACTCAAAGTCTTGACAACGCCATCTGGTAAATCTCACTCATCGCTCAGTGCTGACTGGGCTCCTGACTGGACAGTAGAAAAGATTACAGACTGCAACAGAAACTGTGAGTCATTCTCACTGGGTTCTGCCCCCTCTGACGTCACAACTCCATTTACAGTAATTTACGAGGAACAGTTTATGTTTTGCAAACTCTGCCTCTTGGGTAACCAGTGGCCCTTGAACTGAAACATGGGGCAGGATCTTGCCAGTGTGGAACAGCCTGTCCCATTAGTTAGACTTTTAACTGAACCCATCAGCTTGAGTAATTTTTTGCCCGGTAATTTGCTGCAAGTGCGAGCTGATAACGATGCTGCAAGGGCAACGAGACACCTGGGGAAATGGGACCAActatctatctccttaaccaatgagattttaaACATAGAAAATGTATCTATGTATCTGTGCATTCTGAACAAGAACAATGCAGTCTAACCCACCATCCAGCTCTTGTTCCATAGCCctctaggttacagcacttcaagtgcaagtAGTTTTTCAATGCAATGAGgcgttctgcctctaccacctgttcaggcagtgagttccagacccccctcactcactgggtgaaagaaattctcctcaactctcctctaatccttccaccaattactttaattccaagccccccagtTATTGATCTCTctactaagggaaataggtccttcctatccactctatccaggtccctcataatattatacacctcaattcaatctcccctcaacctccttgttccaaagaaaacaatccctgcctatccaatcttttctcatagctaaagattgagaaataaactggagaatgatggagaaggaaatagagtgaattagagtcaaatcagggagagaaagagaaataaagagagggaaagaaagaagagaaaaagacagaaaggaaagtaacaaaaaaagtaaatttaaaatgacatttttttaaatctccagcaATAATTGACTACTTGCAGGAATGAGATTAAATTGTTCTCATTCTGGGCCGGAGAGgctgattggcattgcattaacaattaacACATTGTTAAATAGGTATTATGATATTAGTTACCAGCCCTAATTTTTTTGCAGTGAGTTTACTGGACACGTAAGGTGAAAATTCAGCAAGTTCCTAAAAATAACGGGGAGGTTGAGGCTGAGATGCCGAATGTGTGCAGCAAACATCAGCGCACGTCAACACCAGCaagttacatacaaacatacgaattaggagcaggagtaggccactcggccctgtgagcctgctccgccattcaataacaacATGGCTGACATTCAAAATTTAGTTTGTAATTAACAGCGTGCATCATTAACACACCATTCATTTTTCAGCAAGATTTGGCCCAATTGTTTCATCATCACTCAAGCCTTCCATTGGTGACCAATTTGTGTCATCACCTTACTTTACTTAATCTTCTCAATCTACCACTGATTTCTGCTCATACCTGTTACTTAACCAGCAACCCACTAAATAGAATACCTGGGTAATGGGTAAAACCAACTGACCTTCATCGGAATGTCCAGGCAGCCAGTCTCAATCTGATAGCATTCAATGGTTTTTACATCAGTCACTTTGGGACAGCTAGTGGGGAATCACAGTTTGAAATTAACCTTTTCAACAAATGTCTTTCAAAACTTCGTTTTCAAATGTGATGTAGCTGGCAAGGACCCATCCCTAGTTGTTCTGGAAAGGTggtagtggtgagttgccttcttgaaccattgtaggCTTCATACAATTAAGCAACTTTCTACGCAacatcagaggacagttaagagtctagGACATCGGTGTCGGACCTGAGTCACATATAGGGTCATACGGGGTaggaacagcaggtttccttcccgaaaggacattggtTTTTATGACATTTAGGACTTCGTGCTGATTACCATCTaacgcccccacccctccccccctcagctgatgaatcagtactcagtgcaagatgcacggcagcaatataccaaggttccttagacagcaccttccaaacccgtgacctctaccacctagaaggacaagggcagcaaatgcatgggaacaccaccacctgcaagttcccctccaagtcacacaccatcctgacttggaacaatatcaccattccttcactgtcactgggtcaaaatcctggaactcccttcctaacagcactgtgggtgtacctacctcacatggactgcagtggttcaagaaggcagctcaccaccaccttctcaagggcaattagggatggacaataaatgctggcctagccggggatgctcacatcccatgaatgaattaggaAAAATCCAACAGCGTCATGGTCACTCTTGCTGAGACCAATATTGATACATAATTTGCACACGATGCTGATTTTGACATGCATAAGAACATAAATAGCAgatggagtagaccattcggcccctcgaacctggctgatctgcctcaactccactttcccaccttattGCCATTTCCCTGTAATTCACATgcaatacaaatttttacatgtaatTTACATCTACCACTTTTGACATGTAATTTCATGCGATAGCATATTTTCAAGTTTTCCTTCATTCTAAGAGATTTCAATGAGGCAATGACATGTTCGAAAATCCAATGAGCCTTTATTGATTTAACTGGAGAGTATTAATTCCATTGGCCGACTCACTCTGTGTCAGTTTGGTGGTTCCTGTCTCTCCACCGCTTTGGCTTATTTCCATTTCAAACTGTACACTTACAAGCAGCACCGTGAAGAACCTTTGAAACCTCTGCCAACTGTGGTTTGACACAGGACCCAAAACCTTCAAGGTTCCAGTTTCGAGCTGTCAATGAGAAGTTTACAATGTGCACTCATGGCAAAACTCCAAATATTAAGTAACAGAACTAACTCTGCAGGGTCTGCACCTGCCCAATTCAAAGCAAATAAATAATGTATTAAATAAAACTCATCATCGAGAGAAATGAACAAATAAAATATAAACTTGAATATCAGTTGGGTTGAACTGAATTGGAAACTTATAGTTATAGACGATATCTCTAGATTTGTTTGGTGTTTGGAAAACATTTCATGCTTTTGCTTGTGTGATTTACGGTTAAAGCACATGAGATGAACTCAGTGACTGTAttggtgtgtgtgtggctcagttgcactctgaccacctccagatgtcccaaagtgctttacagccagtgaagcactTTGTAAAGTATAAAGTAGGAAATGTGacagttaatttgtgcacagcaagctcccacatgcagcaatgtggtaatgaccagattatctgctgaagtaggttgaggaataaatattggccaggacaccttcaGGATTAGGGCCTAAAATAGTAACACCTAAAAACAATAAAATACACATACAGCAAAAAGAAACATTTCAGTTCAAGTTAGTTTCTTTGCCACAACATTGGCAAACTCTTTGGAAAACATTTCTCCATAGTTCAAAGTATTCCTTATTGTTCAGAACTAGGACGAATGGGACCAGGGCGGCACTGCTGATCCCTAAACAGGACAGGATGATGTGGAGCCTGGAACCTCTACTCCTCACAAAGAAGGAGACATGGATGTAAACAATGTAAGGGACCCAACAAAGCAGGAAGATGAGGAAGAAGGCGATGACACACTTGGCGTATTTAAAGTCCATTTCCTGCTCCACTGGTGAGGCTGAGTGACTGTGTACTGACCTGTGGATCTTCTTAATTGCGTTCATTTGCCTTCGTGCCACATAGAGTATTCGGACAATCATTACGGTGATAGCTACAATGGAAGGAATGAGCAAGCCATAGATCTCCAGGTAAATGTATGAAGAAGGGAAAATGAATTTGAAATAGCAATATGTGGTTCCCGGGTTCCAGTTGTTCCAACCAATCAGAGGCAGTGAGGTGAAAAGCAAGGGCAGGACCCAGGTGGTCAAAATGACAATGGGAACAGACTCATGAATCCAGGAGATCCCATAGTGCAAAGGATGGACAATGCAAACATACCTGTCATAGTGGACCACCACCATGTTGGATAGGAAAGAGAGGAAGATGAAGTTTGGGAAGAGATGGAAGAAGAAGCAGATCCAGAAAGCAAACCCGCTCTTGAAGCTCATCCTGGGGATGGAGGGCAGGATGAGGCCAGTGCACAGATCAGCCACCAGCAAACTCAGGAAATAGTAGTTGGTGGGGTTGTGCAGCCTCTTGTTGCCGATGATCCCCACAATGGTGACCAGATTTCCTGCTACGATGATGCTGGAAAGAGGAATGGACAGCAAGTTGATCAGGACCTTCTGGGAGGAATAGCAAGCATCCGGACTTGAGCTGTTCAAGCATTCATCCCAGCTCTCATTCATATTCCAAGTACTGGGCTCCAAATGTCAAATGCACGGGAATGACATCAATCCCAGCTCAGTGCGAGACCAACTTGATAGCAGTTCAAGTTTTGGAGAGTACAAGAATAGTCCAATGATGTGCCAATGGGAAGCTGAGTGGAATTAATCTCTAAGAACAGGGGCGATTCCATTCACCATGTCCACCGAATGGCCTTTGTCCCAGGAATGATTTCTTCCGAGTAGCAGTGCAGCCCTTTAAAGCCCAAATTCCTTGGTGTTCACTCTTGAGTGTTGGCTTGGATTTCGGGTCTGTCCTTCTCACTGCTACACCTCCCGCAACTGACAGAGGAAACCTATTTAAATCGGTCCAATGAATCTAAAGTGCTCCGGGAGTCATTGATCCTGGTTCAATATCCTGACATTCCTTGTGATGAAAGTTTTCTCCCTCCAAAGAGGTTTTCTATTTTTCAGGGAAGTCGTTGAGATTTTATTTTCCGCAGGAAGttacaataaaattaattaatcttTCAAAAGACGGGAAAGGGTGCAGCTTCAGTGTTAAAGTGTGTGAGTTCAGGGTTAAACTCTGCTCCActcacatcccaacacactaactCTCAGCTATCTTGTTATTGCTGTTAAAAACACTGCTTAAAAACACCCCTCATAGAGTCCAAGACAGAACAAACTGTGTCTCTTCAAATGAACTGAGTGCAGTTGTTTTAATCGCATAGGGAAGTGAGATGTGCTGATCTCAAGCTCCAATTGGTCCACCTCATCGCCCTCTTACCCTTCTTTCACATCTCTCCGTTCCCCAGCTCTGTGACTCACGCCATCCCTTTCTCCCTTAGTGACCCAATCACTCAAATAATACTTACTGTTAGTCAGGATATTTCTTTTAACTCTCGTGAAATTTTGAACGACCAAACATCTCCGCTTTTCTCTAATTACATAGAAAGCATTTTAAACATAAGCTGCAAAAAAGACACAAGATGTTCCAAATATACCTTAAACTCATATCTGATGAGTTATAAATCACAAAGCTAAAGCACAACTTTATATAAACCTCGCCCCctgcacccctcgattagattccagtctgtaactcactcctgggtatctgttattctatatataaaccccccgaacccctcgattagattccagtctgtaactcactcccgggtatctgttattcgatatataaaccccctgaacccctcgattagattccagtctgtaactcactcccaggtatctgttattctatatataaacccccgaacccctcgattagattccagtctgtaactcactcccaggtatctgttattcgatatataaaccccccgaacccctcgattagattccagtctgtaacatactcccaggtatctgttattctatatataaacccccgaacccctcgattagattccagtctgtaactcactcccaggtatctgttattcgatatataaaccccccgaacccctcgattagattccagtctgtaacatactcccaggtatctgttattctatatataaacccccgaacccctcgattagattccagtctgtaactcactcccaggtatctgttattcgatatataaaccccccccccgaacccctcgattagattccagtctgtaacatactcccaggtatctgttattctatatataaaccccccgaacccctcgattagattccagtctgtaactcactcccgggtatctgttattctatatataaacccccgaacccctcgattagattccagtctgtaacatactcccaggtatctgttattctatatataaacccccgaacccccagattagattccagtctgtaacatactcccaggtatctgttattctatatataaaccccccgaacccctcaattagattccagtctgtaacatactcccaggtatctgttattctatatataaacccccgaacccccagattagattccagtctgtaacatactcccaggtatctgttattctatatataaaccccctgaacccctcgattagattccagtctgtaactcactcccaggtatctgttattctatatataaacccccgaacccctcgattagattccagtctgcaactcactcccaggtatctgttattcgatatataaaccccctgaacccctcgattagattccagtctgtaactcactcccaggtatctgttattctatatataaacccccgaacccctcgattagattccagtctgtaactcactcccaggtatctgttattcgatatataaaccccctgaacccctcgattagattccagtctgtaactcactcccaggtatctgttattctatatataaacccccgaacccctcgattagattccagtctgtaactcactcccaggtatctgttattcgatatataaaccccccgaacccctcgattagattccagtctgtaacatactcccaggtatctgttattctatatataaacccccgaacccctcgattagattccagtctgtaactcactcccaggtatctgttattcgatatataaacccccccccccgaacccctcgattagattccagtctgtaacatactcacaggtatctgttattctatatataaaccccccgaacccctcgattagattccagtctgtaactcactcccgggtatctgttattctatatataaacccctcgaacccctcgattagattccagtctgtaactcactccctggtatctgttattctatatataaaccccctgaacccctcgattagattccagtctgtaactcactcccgggtatctgttattctatatataaacccctcgaacccctcgattagattccagtctgtaacatactccccggtatctgttattctatatataaaccccctgaacccctcgattagattccagtctgtaacatactcccaggtatctgttattctatatataaaccccccgaacccctcaattagattccagtctgtaacatactcccaggtatctgttattctatatatgaacccccgaacccccagattagattccagtctgtaacatactcccaggtatctgttattctatatataaaccccccgaacccctcaattagattccagtctgtaacatactcccaggtatctgttattctatatataaacccccaaacccccagattagattccagtctgtaacatactcccaggtatctgttattctatatataaaccccctgaacccctcgattagattccagtctgtaacatactcccaggtatctgttattctatatataaaccacccaaacccccagattagattccagtctgtaacatactcccaggtatctgttattctatatataaaccccctgaacccctcgattagattccagtctgtaacatactcccgggtatctgttattctatatataaacccctcaaacccctcgattagattccagtctgtaactcactcccgggtatctgttattctatatataaaccccccgaacccctcaattagattccagtctgtaacatactcccaggtatctgttattctatatataaacccccaaacccccagattagattccagtctgtaacatactcccaggtatctgttattctatatataaaccccctgaacccctcgattagattccagtctgtaacatactcccaggtatctgttattctatatataaaccacccaaacccccagattagattccagtctgtaacatactcccaggtatctgttattctatatataaaccccctgaacccctcgattagattccagtctgtaacatactcccgggtatctgttattctatatataaacccctcgaacccctcgattagattccagtctgtaacatactcccaggtatctgttattctatatataaaccccccgaacccctcgattagattccagtctgtaacatactcccaggtatctgttattctatatataaaccccctgaacccctcgattagattccagtctgtaacatactcccgggtatctgttattctatatataaacccctcgaacccctcgattagattccagtctgtaacatactcccaggtatctgttattctatatataaaccccccgaacccctcgattagattccagtctgtaactcactcccgggtatctgttattctatatataaaccccccgaacccctcgattagattccagtctgtaacatacgcccgggtatctgttattctatacataaacccccgaacccccagattagattccagtctgtaacatactcccgggtatctgttattctatatataaacccccgaacccccagattagattccagtctgtaacatactcccaggtatctgttattctatatataaaccccccgaacccctcgattagattccagtctgtaacatactcccgggtatctgttattctatatataaacccccgaacccccagattagattccagtctgtaacatactcccgggtatctgttattctatatataaacccctcgaacccctcgattagattccagtctgtaactcactcccaggtatctgttattctatatataaacccccgaacccccagattagattccagtctgtaacatactcccgggtatctgttattctatatataaaccccccgaacccctcaattagattccattctgtaacatactcccaggtatctgttattctatatataaacccctcgaacccctcgattagattccagtctgtaacatactcccgggtatctgttattctatatataaaccccccgaacccctcgattagattccagtctgtaacatactcccaggtatctgttattctatatataaacccctcgaacccctcgattagattccagtctgtaactcactcccaggtatctgttattctatatataaacccccgaacccccagattagattccagtctgtaacatactcccgggtatctgttattctatatataaacccccgaacccccagattagattccagtctgtaacatactcccaggtatctgttattctatatataaaccccccgaacccctcgattagattccagtctgtaactcactcccgggtatctgttattctatatataaaccccccgaacccctcgattagattccagtctgtaacatactcccgggtatctgttattctatatataaacccccgaacccccagattagattccagtctgtaacatactcccaggtatctgttattctatatataaaccccccgaacccctcgattagattccagtctgtaactcactcccgggtatctgttattctatatataaaccccccgaacccctcgattagattccagtctgtaacatactcccgggtatctgttattctatatataaacccccgaacccccagattagattccagtctgtaacatactcccaggtatctgttattctatatataaacccccgaacccctcgattagattccagtctgtaacatactcccaggtatctgttattctatatataaacccccgaacccccagattagattccagtctgtaactcactcccgggtatctgttattctatatataaaccccccgaacccctcgattagattccagtttgtaactcactcccaggtatctgttgttctatatataaacccccccgaacccctcgattagattccagtctgtaactcactcccaggtatctgttattctatatataaaccccccgaacccctcgattagattccagtctgtaactcactcccaggtatctgttattctatatataaacccccccgaacccctcgattagattccagtctgtaactcactcccgggtaactgttattcgatatataaacccccgaacccccagattagattccagtctgtaacatactcccaggtatctgttattctatatataaacccccgaacccctcgattagattccagtctgtaacatactcccaggtatctgt
Proteins encoded:
- the gpbar1 gene encoding G-protein coupled bile acid receptor 1, whose protein sequence is MNESWDECLNSSSPDACYSSQKVLINLLSIPLSSIIVAGNLVTIVGIIGNKRLHNPTNYYFLSLLVADLCTGLILPSIPRMSFKSGFAFWICFFFHLFPNFIFLSFLSNMVVVHYDRYVCIVHPLHYGISWIHESVPIVILTTWVLPLLFTSLPLIGWNNWNPGTTYCYFKFIFPSSYIYLEIYGLLIPSIVAITVMIVRILYVARRQMNAIKKIHRSVHSHSASPVEQEMDFKYAKCVIAFFLIFLLCWVPYIVYIHVSFFVRSRGSRLHIILSCLGISSAALVPFVLVLNNKEYFELWRNVFQRVCQCCGKETNLN